The Corynebacterium simulans genome contains a region encoding:
- a CDS encoding ABC transporter permease: MTYLKALTKFVVTLFAASIAIFLLMRAVPGNPARVALGVNATDDAVAELTTALGLDRPLLTQYFDWVGGLLSGNFGTSLASQQDITPLVVDRAQVSLILVGLAILLALAGAVPIGMWLARTGNTFVSALTQIGIAIPSFLVGIIMVAFFAVRLGWLPANGWIPPDQDFGGFIARLIMPVISLALVQGAMLTRYVRSSIVDVMDQDYIRTARALGLSHAEALRRHGLRNAALPVLTVTGLQLTTLIVGAVVIESVFVIPGLGSMLLDAVSNRDLTTVQTLVMLLVFFTLAINLATDLAYRVIDPRLKEKR, translated from the coding sequence GTGACCTATCTCAAGGCTCTCACCAAGTTCGTGGTGACCTTGTTCGCCGCCTCCATCGCCATCTTCCTGCTCATGCGCGCAGTCCCGGGCAACCCGGCGCGCGTGGCACTGGGCGTTAACGCCACTGACGACGCCGTCGCCGAGCTGACCACCGCCTTGGGCCTCGACCGCCCGCTTTTGACGCAGTACTTCGATTGGGTCGGCGGCCTGCTCAGCGGCAACTTCGGCACCTCCCTGGCCTCCCAACAGGACATCACTCCGCTGGTGGTTGACCGCGCGCAGGTCTCGCTGATCTTGGTGGGGCTGGCGATCCTCTTGGCCCTCGCCGGCGCCGTGCCGATTGGCATGTGGCTGGCGCGCACGGGCAACACGTTCGTCTCGGCACTGACCCAGATTGGCATCGCGATCCCAAGCTTCCTCGTGGGCATCATCATGGTGGCCTTCTTCGCGGTGCGGCTGGGTTGGCTGCCGGCCAATGGCTGGATTCCGCCGGACCAGGACTTCGGTGGCTTTATCGCCCGCCTCATCATGCCAGTGATCTCCCTGGCCTTGGTGCAGGGTGCGATGCTCACCCGCTACGTGCGCTCCTCCATCGTGGATGTGATGGACCAGGATTACATCCGCACCGCCCGCGCGCTGGGTCTATCCCACGCGGAGGCGCTGCGCCGCCACGGCCTGCGCAATGCGGCCCTGCCGGTGCTCACGGTCACGGGCCTGCAGCTGACCACGCTGATTGTGGGTGCGGTGGTCATCGAGTCCGTCTTCGTCATTCCGGGCCTGGGCAGCATGCTTCTCGACGCCGTGTCCAACCGCGATCTCACCACCGTGCAGACCCTGGTTATGCTGTTGGTCTTTTTCACATTGGCCATCAACTTGGCCACCGACTTGGCCTACCGCGTAATCGATCCGCGTTTGAAGGAGAAGCGATGA
- a CDS encoding ABC transporter substrate-binding protein, producing the protein MKKVHLARAASALVLGASLSACSAGHTAVKPTASDSLTIAATGAATSLDFTNVGGAAIPAALMSNVYETLVRIEGDEIVPGLAESWDAKDTTYTFHLRHGVQFSNGDEFTAETAAYSINNVKEKWTNGISKQMEVVESAKALDKYTLQVKLKKHSNSWLWSMGTAIGAMMTPNAMDLATQPVGTGPFELAGFAPGEYISLRPHQNYWGKVPKEQVTIQYFPDAISSVNSLKSGGVDVVWAMQTPELLDNLGEGIRTAVGTTNGEVLLSMNNNAAPFDDPRVRRAVAYAVDRKAANQILWDGLAKDTGGAPVPPTDPWFNEKDYYPYSPQRAKELLQEAGAEGAHITITAPTLPYAQRVSELLYSQLTEVGFDVTLESAEFPAVWLGQVMGAKDYQMSLVSHVEPRDIPTLFGNPDYYLGYDSQKTRDLLSAADSAPESKYAAGMEKAVNQIMADAGALTLMNMPNIVLYRDGIEGLNPNQVTDAIELADLKEAP; encoded by the coding sequence ATGAAGAAAGTACACCTAGCGCGTGCAGCGAGCGCGCTGGTTCTCGGGGCGTCGCTAAGCGCGTGCTCAGCCGGACACACGGCGGTCAAACCCACCGCCAGTGATTCGCTGACCATTGCCGCAACCGGCGCTGCTACCTCTCTCGATTTCACCAACGTCGGTGGAGCTGCCATCCCCGCCGCACTCATGAGCAACGTCTACGAAACCCTCGTACGCATCGAAGGCGACGAGATTGTGCCAGGCCTCGCCGAAAGCTGGGATGCAAAAGACACCACCTATACCTTCCACCTGCGCCATGGTGTGCAATTTAGCAACGGCGACGAATTCACCGCCGAGACCGCTGCTTATTCCATCAACAACGTGAAGGAAAAGTGGACCAACGGCATCTCCAAGCAGATGGAGGTAGTAGAAAGCGCCAAGGCGCTGGACAAATACACGCTGCAGGTAAAGCTGAAGAAACACTCGAATAGCTGGCTGTGGTCCATGGGCACGGCAATCGGTGCGATGATGACGCCAAACGCCATGGATTTAGCCACCCAGCCCGTGGGTACGGGCCCCTTTGAGCTTGCCGGATTTGCGCCCGGTGAATACATCTCCCTGCGCCCGCACCAGAATTACTGGGGCAAGGTGCCAAAAGAGCAGGTGACCATCCAGTACTTCCCCGATGCAATCTCTTCGGTCAATTCCCTAAAGTCCGGCGGCGTCGACGTGGTTTGGGCGATGCAGACCCCAGAGCTGCTCGATAACTTGGGCGAGGGAATCCGCACCGCCGTGGGCACCACCAACGGCGAGGTGCTGCTTTCCATGAACAACAACGCCGCGCCTTTCGACGACCCACGCGTGCGCCGCGCCGTGGCCTATGCCGTCGACCGCAAGGCCGCGAATCAGATTCTGTGGGACGGCCTGGCCAAGGACACCGGCGGCGCGCCCGTACCTCCTACCGACCCATGGTTCAACGAGAAGGACTATTACCCTTACTCCCCGCAGCGCGCGAAAGAGCTTTTGCAAGAAGCCGGCGCCGAGGGCGCGCACATCACGATTACCGCGCCGACCCTGCCCTATGCCCAACGCGTCTCTGAGCTTTTATACTCGCAGCTAACTGAGGTCGGCTTCGACGTCACCCTCGAATCCGCCGAGTTCCCCGCCGTCTGGCTGGGCCAAGTCATGGGCGCGAAGGATTACCAAATGTCCCTGGTCTCCCACGTGGAGCCGCGCGATATTCCGACGCTCTTCGGCAACCCGGACTATTACCTGGGCTATGACTCGCAGAAGACCCGCGACCTGCTTTCCGCTGCGGATTCCGCCCCGGAGAGCAAATACGCCGCGGGCATGGAAAAGGCCGTGAACCAAATCATGGCCGATGCCGGTGCGCTGACGCTGATGAACATGCCCAACATCGTCCTCTACCGCGATGGCATCGAGGGCCTGAACCCGAACCAGGTAACCGACGCCATCGAGCTGGCAGATCTCAAGGAGGCACCGTGA
- a CDS encoding ATP-binding cassette domain-containing protein has product MITVTDLRIHNGDKTLVGPLNFSLDAGESLGIIGESGSGKSLTALSIMGLLPKNLHAEGSIELGGRELVGLRDRQVRKLRGADMAMVFQEPMSALDPLMRVSKQLRYAGASAEALNEVGLDPALASRFPHELSGGQRQRVMIAMAMARNPKLLICDEPTTALDATTQDGILDLIMELTQRHNTALLFISHDLRVIRRMCPETLVMQDGQIVESGAALDNPQHPYTKHLIAASQSKPAATEPKLGEVVISLDHVTKAYGSTTALSDVSLEVRKGERIGVVGSSGSGKTTLLKLITGLEQPTSGSVKVEGRVQMVFQDPQGSLNPRMPIWKIVAEGSPTQVTRAEIAKILAEVGIDEDALDRFPHEFSGGQRQRISIARAVIGNPDILLADEAVSALDVSVRAQVLELLGKLVESYGLTLVFISHDLGVVKQVCSSLTVIHHGELIERGVWSAPQHPYTKSLLEAAQG; this is encoded by the coding sequence ATGATTACCGTCACCGACCTTCGCATCCATAACGGCGATAAAACGCTCGTCGGCCCTTTGAACTTTTCCTTGGATGCCGGCGAGAGCCTCGGCATTATCGGTGAGTCCGGCTCCGGCAAGTCCCTAACCGCGCTGTCCATCATGGGCTTACTGCCAAAGAACCTCCACGCTGAGGGTTCCATCGAGCTTGGCGGACGCGAGCTCGTGGGCCTGCGCGACCGCCAGGTGCGCAAGCTGCGCGGCGCCGACATGGCGATGGTCTTCCAGGAGCCGATGAGCGCGCTTGATCCGCTCATGCGCGTGAGCAAGCAGCTGCGCTACGCCGGCGCGTCTGCTGAGGCGCTCAACGAGGTAGGCCTCGATCCGGCCCTTGCCTCGCGTTTCCCGCACGAGCTTTCCGGCGGCCAGCGCCAGCGCGTAATGATTGCCATGGCCATGGCCCGCAACCCCAAGCTGCTCATCTGCGACGAGCCCACCACGGCCCTCGATGCCACCACGCAAGACGGCATCCTGGACCTCATCATGGAACTGACCCAGCGTCACAACACCGCGCTGCTGTTCATCAGCCATGACCTACGCGTCATCCGCCGCATGTGCCCTGAGACGTTGGTCATGCAGGACGGCCAGATCGTCGAATCCGGCGCGGCGCTGGACAACCCCCAGCACCCGTACACCAAGCACCTCATCGCGGCCTCCCAGTCCAAGCCGGCCGCCACTGAGCCGAAGCTCGGCGAGGTTGTCATTTCCCTCGACCACGTCACCAAGGCTTACGGCTCCACTACTGCGCTTTCCGACGTCTCCCTCGAAGTACGCAAGGGCGAGCGCATCGGCGTCGTCGGCAGCTCCGGCTCCGGTAAGACGACGTTGCTCAAGCTCATCACCGGCCTTGAGCAGCCGACCTCCGGGTCCGTGAAGGTGGAAGGCCGCGTGCAGATGGTATTCCAGGACCCGCAAGGTTCCCTCAATCCGCGCATGCCGATCTGGAAGATCGTGGCTGAGGGCTCGCCCACACAGGTCACGCGTGCCGAGATTGCGAAAATCTTGGCGGAGGTCGGCATCGACGAGGATGCCTTGGACCGCTTCCCCCACGAGTTCTCCGGCGGCCAGCGCCAGCGCATCTCGATTGCCCGCGCGGTCATCGGCAACCCGGACATCCTCCTCGCCGACGAAGCGGTCTCCGCCCTCGACGTCTCCGTGCGCGCCCAGGTCCTCGAGCTGCTTGGGAAGCTCGTTGAAAGCTACGGCCTAACGCTGGTGTTCATCTCGCATGATCTGGGTGTGGTCAAGCAAGTGTGTTCCAGTCTGACTGTCATCCACCATGGTGAGCTGATCGAACGCGGAGTATGGTCCGCCCCACAGCACCCGTATACCAAGTCGCTTCTAGAGGCTGCGCAGGGGTAA
- a CDS encoding ABC transporter permease: MKKLGFVLVGITALLAAVSLFWTPYAPNIASPDLLAGSSAEHLLGADRFGRDIASRLMVGARITLFVGVIAVGIAALVGVPLGVVAGMRRNSILDSLIMRGSDLLLAFPALLLAIIAGAVWGPSTISAMIAIGIAGIPSFARVARSGTLQVVTQDFIASARVSKVPAPTIAVRHILPNIAPLIIVQSSVYFALAILAEAGLSYLGLGTTPPTASWGRMLQDSQSLLASHPMQAFWPGLAIAATVLGFNLLGDALRDILDPRLKGGKR; this comes from the coding sequence ATGAAGAAGTTGGGTTTCGTTCTCGTCGGTATCACCGCCCTCCTCGCGGCGGTCTCCCTTTTCTGGACGCCTTATGCCCCGAACATCGCCTCGCCCGATTTGCTGGCGGGCAGCTCCGCTGAGCATCTCCTCGGCGCCGATCGCTTTGGTCGCGACATCGCCTCACGCCTGATGGTCGGCGCACGCATCACGCTCTTCGTGGGCGTCATCGCCGTCGGCATTGCCGCGCTCGTCGGCGTTCCGCTCGGTGTGGTGGCGGGCATGCGCCGCAATAGCATCCTCGACTCCCTCATCATGCGTGGCTCCGATCTGCTGCTGGCTTTCCCTGCCTTGCTGCTGGCCATCATCGCCGGCGCGGTATGGGGTCCGTCGACGATTTCGGCCATGATCGCCATCGGCATCGCGGGAATCCCTTCCTTCGCCCGCGTGGCACGCTCTGGCACCCTGCAGGTGGTCACGCAGGACTTCATCGCCTCGGCGCGCGTGTCCAAAGTTCCAGCGCCCACCATCGCGGTGCGCCATATCCTGCCTAACATCGCCCCGCTTATCATCGTGCAGTCCTCCGTCTACTTCGCACTCGCGATCCTCGCCGAGGCCGGCCTTTCCTACCTGGGTCTCGGCACCACCCCGCCCACCGCGTCGTGGGGCCGCATGCTGCAAGATTCCCAGTCCCTGCTGGCCAGCCATCCCATGCAGGCCTTCTGGCCGGGCCTTGCCATCGCCGCCACGGTGCTGGGCTTTAACCTGCTTGGCGACGCCCTGCGCGACATCCTCGATCCCCGCCTGAAAGGAGGCAAGCGATGA
- a CDS encoding FUSC family protein — translation MSELIEHPLPQRPRPLELFTAYNSSVTRWPGAMRAALAIAIPGALAILTGHPDAVLLVTAGAMSVIYGEGHPYRTRRWVILTAGVLLTLAATVGSLVGELVFAPGHGHWWLLLSAAFAISIGALGAFLQNALRLPPPGSFFVVMVGGGSTMLARTDITPFAVAAWSVAGVIAAYCLGMLPRFHSPHGPETRTVATLEKAAAAFENSTTDVLARHHQAQTALANTWQALSDAGIVRGGRVVQASQGHLVERALAAQNRIVQHNQSLDLSANSDELSDSPTYVDPNRTAIPHTKPTMRYRIYRASVGNSHAVVTVEKILLAAIATTLVGLALGLDRPDWGAVSVLLLLQWGPDHVPGTIRGLQRMVGSLLGVCVFYLIASFGLESWTLLLALAACQFCAEIFVVKNYAICVIFSTPLALLMGHTADHLAFTAFSRICEIALSVVFSLLVLWLWKPRAQLTNHYRLQVRCQEAITSLLGALLFSTPDESLAARRDLQYELLSERRSIQSIAVNHPQHVGDFWQRHLALQHAGYFILDYCSIHPDEVPGDINALVSLARIDFEK, via the coding sequence ATGAGCGAATTGATTGAGCATCCCCTACCGCAACGCCCGCGCCCGCTAGAGCTTTTCACCGCCTACAACTCTTCGGTGACTCGCTGGCCGGGCGCGATGCGTGCTGCTCTCGCCATCGCCATTCCCGGCGCGCTCGCCATCCTCACCGGCCACCCCGACGCCGTGCTGTTGGTCACCGCGGGCGCGATGTCCGTCATTTACGGCGAGGGGCACCCCTATCGCACCCGCCGTTGGGTGATTCTCACTGCGGGCGTGCTCCTTACCTTGGCCGCTACCGTTGGTTCGCTGGTGGGTGAGCTCGTCTTCGCCCCGGGCCACGGACACTGGTGGCTTTTGCTGTCTGCGGCCTTTGCTATTTCCATTGGCGCGCTCGGCGCCTTCCTGCAGAATGCGCTACGCCTGCCGCCGCCGGGTTCCTTCTTCGTAGTGATGGTCGGCGGCGGCTCCACCATGCTCGCGCGCACCGACATCACCCCCTTTGCGGTCGCTGCGTGGTCCGTTGCGGGTGTCATCGCTGCGTACTGCCTGGGCATGCTGCCTCGCTTCCATTCCCCGCACGGTCCGGAGACCCGCACTGTCGCGACCCTAGAGAAGGCCGCTGCCGCCTTTGAGAACTCCACAACCGACGTCTTGGCACGCCACCATCAGGCACAGACGGCGCTGGCGAATACGTGGCAAGCGCTTTCCGACGCCGGTATCGTCCGCGGCGGCCGCGTCGTCCAAGCATCACAAGGCCACCTCGTGGAGCGTGCCCTTGCCGCGCAGAACCGCATCGTGCAGCACAACCAGTCGCTGGATCTCTCTGCCAACTCGGATGAGCTTTCTGACTCCCCGACCTACGTCGACCCAAACCGCACCGCCATCCCGCACACCAAGCCGACGATGCGCTACCGCATCTACCGCGCGTCGGTGGGCAACTCGCATGCGGTGGTGACGGTAGAAAAGATTCTGCTTGCGGCCATCGCCACCACGCTCGTGGGCCTTGCACTGGGCCTAGACCGCCCGGACTGGGGCGCAGTTTCCGTGCTGCTTCTTCTGCAGTGGGGCCCGGACCACGTGCCCGGCACCATCCGCGGATTGCAGCGAATGGTGGGCTCGCTGCTCGGTGTGTGCGTGTTCTACCTCATTGCGTCCTTCGGATTAGAAAGCTGGACGCTGCTGCTCGCGCTCGCTGCCTGCCAATTCTGCGCGGAGATCTTCGTGGTCAAGAACTACGCCATCTGCGTCATCTTCTCCACGCCGCTGGCGCTGCTCATGGGCCATACGGCCGATCACTTGGCGTTCACGGCCTTCTCCCGCATCTGTGAGATCGCGCTGTCGGTGGTCTTTTCCTTGCTGGTGCTCTGGCTATGGAAGCCGCGTGCCCAGCTGACCAACCATTACCGTCTGCAGGTCCGCTGCCAGGAAGCAATCACCAGCCTGCTGGGCGCACTACTTTTCTCGACCCCCGACGAGTCCCTGGCCGCTCGCCGCGACCTGCAGTACGAGCTGCTTTCTGAGCGCCGCTCCATCCAGTCCATTGCAGTCAACCACCCGCAACACGTGGGTGATTTCTGGCAGCGCCACCTTGCCCTGCAGCATGCGGGCTATTTCATCTTGGATTATTGCTCAATTCACCCGGACGAGGTTCCGGGTGACATCAACGCACTGGTATCCCTAGCGCGAATAGACTTCGAAAAGTAG